The nucleotide sequence CACTGTAGTCGATGTTTGACTCTATTCCTGGTTTTTCCGCGTTGTACACCGACGCCTCATTGTGGTCTATTTGGGTGAGGCTTTCCACGCCGTACTGCGCTGCGTTCTGCAGCGTCCACGTGTACTTGTACACTCCTGGcttgccgcgcagccgctcgATGTCCAGTTTCGAGTCGGCGTTGCTGAAGGGGCAGAGTTGCCCCTTGCAGGGCCTCTCTACCGTCGTAACACCAGGCAACCTGTAGCCGGACCCTTCTACTTTGAGGTAGAACTTTCCGTGTGGCACCTGGAACCTGAACTCGGGCTGCTCTGCCGAGACCGTGGCTTCGTAGAGGATGTCGAAGCGTGCGCCGGTCGTGGTACCCAGGATGACCGTGACGGGGTCTCCCTTGACTACGCCTTGTACAATTCCTCCAACGTCGTACTTCTTAGAGTTCCGCGGCAGCGAGACGCTGTCGTAGGCCTCAGCAGAAGAGGTGGGACTGGTGTGGAGGAAGGATACCACCATGTTCCCATCTAGGTCGGGTATCAGCTTGGGCTCCAGGAACACTCCCATCTGGGAGAAAGAAGGCGAAGCAGGTGTTTGCATCTTTTGTCCGGCACCTAGCAGTTCGCCTGTACGTTGTTGAGCACGCCTTTGTGGTGGCGGACTTACTGGCGTGCTTCACCCTAAACGCCAAGCTCGACCGAACGAGCGCGCCGAGGAGAAAAGACGCGTAAACGAAAAACGGCGCCATTTTCAACTGGCCAGTTGTCGAAGTGCGTAGTGGTGGCTGTCAGGTGTTATTGTCTGTGGGCGGCCGGGTCAGAAAAAAATTATCGTGCCGCTTTATGATTGTAGACTTATAAAGTGACGTGAATGGGAACCGTTTTCCCAAGGGCGAGACGCTATGCGTGATTCAAGTGTACTACATGACTCAGGCACTTTATTTGTATGCTGCAACAGAACAGCTCAGACGCACATGTACTACGAGCCGGGCTGCGCTGCGTCTGGGAAGAGTCCTGACTGGAGTATGCGCAAATTTATCACGACCTGCAGCACGAATGCGCGCTAAAAAATTTCCAGCCCATCTCCTCGCATTGGCCTAGCGTACAATTAATACTCTGCACCGTTTCGGCCGTTTATCGCCATCAGCGTGGAACTTCGTGAGGCTCCGATGCTGTCGCGTGTCGGACAGCGGAGGTAGCAATTTGCGCACACCTCATCGCGTCTCGGATATCGAGAAGCCTTCCACAGGATCCTCGACTCGACGCAGCACAGCGCATAGGCAACTTTTTAGTGATCTCTGCCTCCTGGCAGCTCTGTCCACCTCGGGTGTTTCCGTGCAGTCAACGTACGTCGGTGTTTCATCCCGTACCAGACATACTGTAATGCGGTGGCTCGCCGTTGCAGCGTACTCTCCGTGAAATTACAGCCGCCAAATCATACACACCACAGGCTCAAACCGAATGCAGCCCTAGATATAGCACACATATGAGAACTTTGAACGGAATTCGCATCGTACTATAACACACCGCTCCGTTTTGCCTACTGGCGGGGCGCGACATCCCGTAACAGCACCAGCGACATCACATGTCGTGCTTCACCGTACATTGTAAATACACGTTCGGCTTTTGAAAGGTTACAACCTTTTGTTCATAAGCCCGTAAATATATGTTGTCGAGCCGTTAATTGCAACGGCTGCATAGGCCGTCGTTCGGAGTCAGCCGATATCGCACATTAAAAATGACCGCGGGAGACGATTCGCTCTCCATCAAGGGCACGCCGCTCTCCGGCCGCGTATGGAAGAGAAACGTCCGGCCTTGCCGCGCGCTGTCCAAGACAGGCGGGGACCGCTCCGCCGAGGAACGCAGCCGCCAGAAGTGGGCTGAGGCGCAGGCTATGAAGCGAGAAATGAAAGAGATATCAGCTGAAACAAGCGAAGCTATTCAGAAGGCCCAGGAGCTCAGGAAAGAGCGGCTGCGCAAGTTGCGCGAGAAGCGCGCCAAAAAGCAGGCCAACGAGATCAAATCCGCGGGTAACGAAGTGGTACTGGTGAGCAACAGTAAGTGAATTTCGCCAGTGTGCCGTTATACGCTCGCAGAGAAGGTGTCGAAGATGACCAAAAAGGCTCGCCGCAAGCTGACGAAGGTCACCCCTGAGATGGCCAACATTCTTCTGCGGAAGCACTAATTTACAGCGTGTGCACACTCAGTAACTGATTGACGCTTGTGTGTCTATGTGTAGCTACATTGTTTTGTGCTCCGGATGGGGGCGAGTTGCGACGGCCGCTCTGGTGCCgcaggcggcgctcccCGACCGCTAATCGCACAGTTGGGTATTGGCGCTTTAAAATGTCAACGTTGTGGCGTAAATTACCAGTAAGTGGCCGAGGTTGCCATTGCACATCTCTTGGCAGGTGCCGGGCAAGCTAGACGTCTTCCGGTTCGACAAACTGTATCGCAGGGGACCCACGACTGCTAGCCAGCCATCCGGCAGCGCATCGGTGAAGGACCGTATTACGGCTGCCTTCCAGCCCGTAGACTTTTTGGAGGTGGACCTGCTGAAGGGCTCGCCCGTGGACACAACCATAACCTCCGCTACACCAGACCCATACCTGGAGCGTTGGCTTAGAGCCCCCAAGTGATTGTGTGGCAACCATGGTGAAGGCCGTCGATGGCGACAAGGCCGCCCGCAAGGCGAAGAGCGCGTCCGAGTTCTCCACTGAAAACATGCTCCGCGACATAAAGAAGGTGGTGAAGGCGTTCGGAGGCGGTATAATGAAGAGTTCGGGGAAGTCTAAGAAGTCTAAGTCAAAGAGCATGTCCCTGCCAGTCGTGAAGGGCAAGAGCTCAATGGCGTCGCTGATTTCGCCGAATGAAGATGGAGATGACGGGGATGAGGACACCGCAGCGGACGTGGCTGCAGAACAGGTCAAGCCGACTAAAGGAAAGAAGGAAAAACCTGCTGACAGGAAGAAGAAAACCGGTGATGGCGACAACGCCCCTGCCGATGGATCGCAACAGGCTGAGGGCAAAGGTGCTAAAATAAGTAAGGATGCCATGGCAGCCTCCAAGAAAGTGGCGTCGTTGCGACAGTCGAAAAGGGTGAGCACTGCCGCGGTAAAAACTGCGCCGGCTGCGAAAACCTCCGTGAAGTCCGTGGCGTCAAGTAAGGGCGCTTCCAAGTCAGTGCCCCTCGATGAGAGGGACGACGACTCGTCATCATCGGGAAACGCCACGTTGCCCCAGTCGGACGTTGAAATGACGAAAAAGACATCTGTTGAAAAGACTCCAGCCACGAAGCTGCTGTTCACCAACGTCAAGGCGTCCGACGAGGCATTCAAGACGCTGATCAACAGCCGCACCGCTTCGTGCGGCCCGTACTTGAAGTGCTTCATGGCGTCTGCTGGGAAGTGCGTTGTTCTGGTCGCCAGCGAAGAAATCGCCAAGGCGTACGTATCGTATTTCAATGGCTACGAGTTGAACGGGGAGGCGATGTCGGTGGACATCTCCACCAGAGGGCCGAGGGGCACCGCGAAGAAGTTGCACATGCCCTCTAAGGAATCGTTCAAGACCGTCACTCTGAAGAACATCCCCAAGGTGTTCGAGCGCGATTCCGTTGCTAAGGCGCTGGAGTCCGTGGATGGTGTGAAATACAAATCGCTGAAACGTGACTTGGAGGGCAACTGGGCGGTCGGATTCGAGACTGTGCCAGACTGCGTCAAATTCACGTCTTTGGTAAACGGCTGCTTTCTAACTTTCGCCAATGAGACGAAAACCaagaaggtgaaggtgaTGTGTGGTGGCCCATCGTTCGGCACGAAGGCGTCTCACGCCGGTCGCGTGTTTGTCCAGAACCTCAAATTcaccaccaccgccgcccagCTGGAAAAGTTAGCTCACCGTTTTGACAAGGGCGCAAAGGTCCACATGCCGAAAAGCGGCAAGAAAGGCTTTGCTTTCATTCAGTTTTCCAACATACAGGTTGCCGAGAAGGCAATTCTGCGCCTGAACGGCACCGACTTCGAAGGACGAAAGATAAGGCTCGCCCTCTCGCTCCCCACTGAGCTCTACAAGGACCAGGTTAAAACAGTGGACGGCAAGGCTGAGGCCGagtcagctgcagcgcaagacAAGAAAAAAGACTTGGACGAAGGTGATGAAGTAGAGGAGGACGAAGAAGCAGATGCTGACGATagcgatgatgaggaggaagaggaggatgaggaggatgatgaagatgaaagtgaggaggaagatgatgaagatgaaggtgaggaggatgaggaggaagaggaggaagatgatgaagatgaggaggatgatgaaggtgaggatgaggaggaagaggatgAAGAAGAAAGTGAAGATCAAAAGACCTCAGGCAAAGGAAAACCCCTGCGTAGCTCCGCTGCGAAGACGAGGAAGAACGATGAGAGTGATCGCACAATATTCGTCCGCAACTTGAGCTACGAGTCCACCGAGGCGGCCCTCCGGGAATACTTTGCCACCTTCGGCGCCGTGGAGTCTTGCAACATCTGCAAAGATGCGAAGGGTGTCAGCCGTGGCACGGCTTTCATTCTTTTCCAGAATGCCGACGACGCACGTAAGATATTGGCAATGGAGGAGCTGGCGCTGGAGCGTGACGCTGATTTCAGCCTGGAGGGTGCGCGTAGCGCGCGTAACAAGGTTAAACACGGGCCGGCTGCTGGTCTTGGATTTTCCCTCAATGGCAGGCGCTTGATCCTGTCGCGGGCGCTCAGCAGAGACGAGGCCAGCACTTTGGCGAAGGCCAAAGAACAGAAGCGCAGCACCGCTCCCAATTCCAAGAAGCGCAACGACCTATTGATGGAAGGCGTCATCCTGGAAACCTCGCCGGAGTTCCAGAAGCTAACCGCGATGGAGCAGAAACTCCAAACCTCAAGCTTCAAAGAGAAACTGGAGAAGATGAAGAACCCGAACATGTTCCTGAACCCCAAGCGCCTGTGCGTGCGCAACCTGCCGCCAAACGCGGACGTGAACGAGCTCCGGCGTGCGATTGTGGCGCACTTCCGGCGCAATGTAGACCTGTCCAGCATCTGCGGCAGCAAGAAGGTCGACGCGAGCCGCACTATCGGCAAGGTGACCTTCCTGTCCGACGAGAAGCGCAAGGTGAAGGTTGGGGAGTCCACCATGCGGCGTCGTATGCCGTTTGCGTTCATCGACTTCAACCACGAGGAGCTTGCGTTGCAGGCTCTGCGTTTCTTGTCGTGCAACGCCGACGTGTTCGGCGCTCGCTACCGCCTCTTCGCGGAATTCGCCATCGAAGACAGCCGCGCCCTGTACATACAGAAGAAGCGCAAGGAGCAGTATGAGgagaagctgaaggagaggatagctgcgcaggaagACGAAGAGGGCGCGGCGGAGGACGGGAAAAAACGCAAGAAGCGCAAAACGTACAGCCGTGGaaagctgcagcgcatgaaACGCCGCAAGCTCCGCGAGGCCGCGGCTGAACAGCCTGCTGCAAACTAGTCGCGAACTAACGTCATTGCATACTTCATAACACGTGTGCTAGTTTACCATTTAGGTGCGATATTCGTCACATTGTTCCTAACCGTGTGTGCAATGTGCCACGTGGGTTGTTTGTCTGCCCGGATGTGCTGCTGTGCATACGCCGACTGTGGCGCAGGGCACCACTGGGGGGCAGCGGTGTTGACCGTCCCCTCTGTAACCGGGAAACGCTACTACCCAGAGTTGTAACAACTGTTCATTTGACAGGTTAATAGCGCGCAGGCACTACAGTGATCCAACGCAATACGCTTCAAACCGGCGGTTATGTTGCAAGCTGCGTGCCCGCACTGCCTCACTCCTGGAACCCGGCGCACTCCCTGGTGGCCCACTCGTTGTGCGGAATGGATGTGATGCGCGGGTTGAGGCGACGCTCCATCACGCTTTCAGGAGCAGCCACGCGGATGCCCTTGGAGTCGTGGAGCACGCGAGTGTCGCTGATCGCGCGCACGTTCTGCGCACTGCCGCCCGAGTTCTTGTCGTTCGAGGGCTGGATGGACTCCAGCAGGTCGATCCTTTTGCGCATGTTATGCAGCCGCTCGCTGCGTATCGCCGCGACTCTGCCCTGCTCGTTTTTGATCGACCTCAGCATGGTCTGCTCCGCGTCCTCCGAGTGGCTGAGTGCCTGCTTCAGCGCCTGCTGCTCACTTTCGGCCGCCATTTTCTGGCGTCGCATGGCGCTGATTCGGTCCTGGAGCTCGTTCAGCTCGCGTTCCTCGATGCGCAGCTGCGCGTGCTCGGCTTCTGCCTCCTCGCTGACGGTCCTGTGCAGCGTGTGGAGCTCGGACATGCGATCCTCCTTCTTCTTATAAAGCATCCTGAGGTAATTGTTCTCCGCATCTAGCTTATCCAGGTCATGTTCAAGGTCCTCCGCGTGCTTCTTCAGCGATTCGACGTGGTTAGCCAGGCGGCGACTCTCCACGATCGTCGCCTCTGAGCCAACCATCTTGCCGGCATCCCTGTGCTCCACCGGTACCGAACTCATGTCCTCCACGTCCCTCTTTACGTCATAGCGTTCCTCGGCCGCGCGTTTCGGGTCCACGCTCGCGACGGATGATGATGCTGTGCTTGCGATCTCCTCATGACCCGTTTGGGCCATGCGTTTGTCGTCACCTATCGCGTTCGTGGagggctgcctggcactcCTGGCAGAGCGAGGTTGCGGCAACCGATCAGTCGGCGCGGCAGAGTGAACTGTCCCGCTGACGGAAAGATCGGGGCGCGGCAtctccggcggcggcgcgttGCTCACCGGCATCAGGCTGGCCACCCTCTCCTGGACCATGTGCTCCATGACCATGAATTCTCGTATCGAAAGCCGCCCGTCGCAATCGGCGTCCGCCACCTCCCATATCCGAAGCAGCTCCTCATCCGGCAGCTCGTTGCGCGTGAGGTAGTAGGTGCGTGCGTCGAGGCCCTCAACAAACCCGTCGCGGTTGTGATCCAGCGCCAGGAACATCTTCTCGTACACCACCGCCTCGGCGGGTGCAATCTGCGGCATGTCCGACCTGGCGCTGTCGTCAAGCACCGCAGTGTCGAGTAACGGGTTGCACTCCGACACTGCGTTCATGTTCATCAGCCGGGCAGGGAGCTGAGGGTCCCACATCCAGTCCGGCCGTCTCATGAAATCGGGGTGTGACTGGGCGTACGCGATGAGCACGCAGCAGAGGCAAAACGCCCGGTAGTCAAGTTCTCCTCGGCCTTCCACGTCCGCCAGACTCCAGATGTCGAACAGCGCCGCATCCGGAAGCCCCGACGTCTTGAACAGGAGCCGCGCAGTGTCGCCGTCGATGGCGCCGAACCCGCTGCGGTCGCACCGGAGGAACAGTTTGCGCAGCCTGGCGTCCTGGGATGGTTGCAGCGCCAGGCTGTCCATGCACATCTGGTGAAGCCGCCGAAAATCGCCCATTTGAGGGCTGTCTTGCAAcgactccgccatcgatcTTCGCCAATCTCCTCGTGTGTAAGGCTGTCGCACTTGGTAGTGTGAATTTCGCGACGCGTGGCGAGGTGGATCTCGGGCCGAGGTGCGGCGTCCACTGGGTGGCATCTCGGTCGCCTCCGTGGCGACGGAGTCGATACGTGGACCGATTTCGTTATCCCACATCAGTCAATGTGTAACCTAAAACTGCTGATACGCTGCGCCGTAGGCCGCAGACATGCTCGGAAATGGGCGCCCAGAGTCGCGGCGCGTTCTGAGTGTACGCCGTCACACCATGATGCGGGCATCACGTTTGTACTTCGTCCGTTCATAGGTTACACATGGTGAGGTGAGCAGTAATAATTGTGGAATTCCGTGTCTGACGGCGCTATTCGCCGTAGACGGGGGCGTGATTCGGGCTAGACGCGTGCCTGATATAGCGGAGTTACGACGTTGTAGTACGCATCAATGCAATCGCCATTCTCCATTGTACCGGGTGGACGTCATTACTGGCATTGTTTGACGTGCTAAGTGGCGATATTGCGCAATCGATGCGGTGCTAGGCGGGCGTTCGACTCCTCGCATCCCGGTGCCGTCCAACCAGCCACAACAACCAGGGATTCTGAGCGTTAGGCCGCCCTAAAATCGTATAACGCTACAACTGCCTGCACCGTACACCTTAGGAGGTCTCTGCCTAgggcgcggcagcgcaGTAGGCGCCCCTCATTCCTACTTACGTGCCCATTCCTTATGATATTTGTGGGGCACCTGGCAAACGGGACGTGATTTCATATCCTTTATCGCCGTCACATGCCGACTTGCTTTGCCGCCGTTTTTTTTGGTCAATCGCTGCGCCCGTCCCGCTCACCTCACACACTCACAGTTCTGGCGTGCCTGGTCACCAAACTGTCCAAGCACATCTCTCTCCCTCATAATCGCCGAATAGGGTGCCTCGGCGCAGTTTAAAAGCCACTAGGTACCGCGACGTGTTCTTACCGTAATGCTGTTTGTAAGCGGGCTCACGCTCTTCTTCGACCGCAGCGGCGAGCGGAGGCCGCCCAGCAGGACAAGACGCCTGGCAACTGGGATATGGAATCGTTTCACCATTCCCTCGTTTTTCGGGCGCAAGGCATCCTGCTGCGGTGTTGTCGCCTACGTGGGCTCTGAAGACTGCCGCGACGTCCTCCTGGATGACATCCAGTCCATCAAGCACCGCGGATACGACTCCTGCGGCATTGGCACTTTGAACTTGGACGGCTCTATTGAGGTAACGAGATGCAGCAGCTACAAGGCGCCTGCGAACTGCTTCGAGCGCCTCCGAGACCGCATCGGCGACCGCCACCTCGGCAGCAAGATCGGCATCGCGCACACGCGGTGGGCCACCATGGGACCGCCCACCGACGAAAACGCCCACCCGCACTGTGACGCCATGCGTCGGGTGGCGCTGGTACACAACGGCACCGTTACCAACACGGTCGACTTGTTCAACGAGACCTGTGCGATGCTACGCGAGCGCGGGCTGCTTTTGGAGCGCctttacggcagcgagccCAGGTGCTCCGATTCCGACAGCGCGGCGATCGCCAACATCATTGGCCTCCACCTGGACCTCGGCTACGACGCCTTCTCGGCGATGAAAACCGTGGTCTCACGCCTGGAGGGCTCCTGGGCCATATGCCTCATAAGCGCCAACAACCCGCACGCGCTGTACGTCGCTCGCTCGGGGTGCCCGCTGCTAGTCACGAAGAACGACAACACGAAGTCGGTGCATGTAGCGAGCGAGACGGTGGCGTTCATGAACCATGCCGACCAGTTTGTCGTGCTCGAAGACGGCGACATCATGGAGCTGAACTACAACACCGTCGTTGAGTTGTTCCGCACGCGAAAAGTGTGCAACATAACGAGGCTGCAGGTGCGCAGCACGCCGGAGCCCCATGAGTTCTGGATCCAGAAAGAGGTCGCCGAGCAGCCGCTCGTGGCGCGCGTGGCTCTGCAGCACTTCAAGCTGGTGCGCGCCTCCCGCGAGCTGCGGGCGATTAAGCAGGCCCTCGAGGGCGTGGTCGATGTC is from Babesia bigemina genome assembly Bbig001, chromosome : IV and encodes:
- a CDS encoding RNA binding protein, putative, whose amino-acid sequence is MVKAVDGDKAARKAKSASEFSTENMLRDIKKVVKAFGGGIMKSSGKSKKSKSKSMSLPVVKGKSSMASLISPNEDGDDGDEDTAADVAAEQVKPTKGKKEKPADRKKKTGDGDNAPADGSQQAEGKGAKISKDAMAASKKVASLRQSKRVSTAAVKTAPAAKTSVKSVASSKGASKSVPLDERDDDSSSSGNATLPQSDVEMTKKTSVEKTPATKLLFTNVKASDEAFKTLINSRTASCGPYLKCFMASAGKCVVLVASEEIAKAYVSYFNGYELNGEAMSVDISTRGPRGTAKKLHMPSKESFKTVTLKNIPKVFERDSVAKALESVDGVKYKSLKRDLEGNWAVGFETVPDCVKFTSLVNGCFLTFANETKTKKVKVMCGGPSFGTKASHAGRVFVQNLKFTTTAAQLEKLAHRFDKGAKVHMPKSGKKGFAFIQFSNIQVAEKAILRLNGTDFEGRKIRLALSLPTELYKDQVKTVDGKAEAESAAAQDKKKDLDEGDEVEEDEEADADDSDDEEEEEDEEDDEDESEEEDDEDEGEEDEEEEEEDDEDEEDDEGEDEEEEDEEESEDQKTSGKGKPLRSSAAKTRKNDESDRTIFVRNLSYESTEAALREYFATFGAVESCNICKDAKGVSRGTAFILFQNADDARKILAMEELALERDADFSLEGARSARNKVKHGPAAGLGFSLNGRRLILSRALSRDEASTLAKAKEQKRSTAPNSKKRNDLLMEGVILETSPEFQKLTAMEQKLQTSSFKEKLEKMKNPNMFLNPKRLCVRNLPPNADVNELRRAIVAHFRRNVDLSSICGSKKVDASRTIGKVTFLSDEKRKVKVGESTMRRRMPFAFIDFNHEELALQALRFLSCNADVFGARYRLFAEFAIEDSRALYIQKKRKEQYEEKLKERIAAQEDEEGAAEDGKKRKKRKTYSRGKLQRMKRRKLREAAAEQPAAN
- a CDS encoding EF hand domain conatining protein, putative, which produces MAESLQDSPQMGDFRRLHQMCMDSLALQPSQDARLRKLFLRCDRSGFGAIDGDTARLLFKTSGLPDAALFDIWSLADVEGRGELDYRAFCLCCVLIAYAQSHPDFMRRPDWMWDPQLPARLMNMNAVSECNPLLDTAVLDDSARSDMPQIAPAEAVVYEKMFLALDHNRDGFVEGLDARTYYLTRNELPDEELLRIWEVADADCDGRLSIREFMVMEHMVQERVASLMPVSNAPPPEMPRPDLSVSGTVHSAAPTDRLPQPRSARSARQPSTNAIGDDKRMAQTGHEEIASTASSSVASVDPKRAAEERYDVKRDVEDMSSVPVEHRDAGKMVGSEATIVESRRLANHVESLKKHAEDLEHDLDKLDAENNYLRMLYKKKEDRMSELHTLHRTVSEEAEAEHAQLRIEERELNELQDRISAMRRQKMAAESEQQALKQALSHSEDAEQTMLRSIKNEQGRVAAIRSERLHNMRKRIDLLESIQPSNDKNSGGSAQNVRAISDTRVLHDSKGIRVAAPESVMERRLNPRITSIPHNEWATRECAGFQE